The following are from one region of the Plodia interpunctella isolate USDA-ARS_2022_Savannah chromosome 25, ilPloInte3.2, whole genome shotgun sequence genome:
- the LOC128680825 gene encoding cell adhesion molecule Dscam2-like isoform X2, with protein sequence MARRVLILFASISTFNTDALLVYNTRYSTPESYENSSRYLPSYGSFIEKNDPQQRSNMDSLRKIWTESELAMPDLDNNLQEQSYTENSYLLRNPLGPNTPQIKDTIRRRRSLSDGRVMITQHFTERTVTPGGDISMQCAASGDRPPQFVWERDGVAVTSITEHRYALGQVMTSDNSVMAQLNITRVRVEDGGLYSCTAREGDHSASHENRLDVYGPPYIRSLPPIKIQSGESVNLRCPYYGYPISKIDWEFKGQILNTNSLFQTRYKRNIHHKRKSRRNAPSVNNNGILTIPEVTKEQNGAVYTCIVTSPSGEMARRAFEIQVIEAPILEDLLLGNNLQEGQIVNIYCNVRSGDLPIHFEWLKDGKRIPNSLKVVERSSELFSALVIKKVSLEHCGTYTCVASNHVAKVNRSTELYIKVAPKWLDEPSNSSLLLGRRGTVSCSASGYPQPQVHWMKKDVILGTWQPVLELAGGGILSLPNGTLIIEEVSLTDEGLYSCNVENGVGQPLSKTIWMSVNKPVHFESSSGNVTSRLGHPITLECRPLGDDPIRITWVHDGNIVEFQNQRIKLSETKINQGVSSSINLQYTETTDAGLYQCRASNPYGAASFSVRLTVLEPPTPPSEVRVDSVRSRTATISWRDTLRAYARHYNLQYVASQYGDSVWEHAANINVTRKDTEIRQSVELQNLRPATAYGVRVATGNQVGTSLYTAPIHFTTNEEAPSSPPLNLQVEQTENPGELRASWLPPLKDTHNGIVLGYHIKAAPQNVGNDDTDTRTLKVNQQSGKQEMLLTGLLKNTRYSISVSAFTSAGSGPYSLPVYQDTREGAPEQSPSSIECSAVSSTSLRVGWQPIALSAQGTSLIGYTILYATEDGAWHNQTSLHTEIYLQSLSKFTNYTVKVAGFSNFGAGPYSYPIVCATLQDVPGPPADIKVLVMSASSLLVSWKRPEHPNGQLLYYTIYVKPTSSTGPPQPHRVESTSRTTAEVKDLTTGRAYEVWATASTSVGEGAATRRVSHTPTHRVVAGVASLGGTISVGVGSSLLLVCQCVGVPPPRTVWYHKLNIITHHPRFTRNHDDSLLINNIDQSLSGNYTCLAKNLYGSDSVEYTIIVLPLPEAPTLRATPYKDSILVEWEQPYFPNNRSYSQKISYSLTWKEANGPWHEAWPANKLPNLSGVQKHVLTGLKCGTKYSLRITATNKVGTSQPAYLDVSTLGGVPIAPTTNDWLWSNCSHISVQLAGWDDGGCELRSWDLEYRPLGTRPWLRTHHSVSYSEPWRAAGRAWLRALAPGAWYQLRVAAANDAGSVSSTYTIATNNEDGSEVGPPSELFDINMLVIVCSSILLTICLLSCIYILLKRQRGGLTEYRESIAADNKSESGNLTANTSHTNLANVKENAMNAQNRIYSAPIHLRNNSKHELYEISPYAQFAVGFRTFGHVENQDLPSRHKHSRYDTETSFQVCSESEDSDSISKSTLKSVPRKVCRTPHHR encoded by the exons GTACCTTTTACGAAATCCACTGGGACCCAATACACCGCAGATCAAAG ACACAattagaagaagaagaagtttaTCAGATGGCCGTGTGATGATCACTCAGCATTTTACGGAAAGGACAGTCACTCCCGGTGGCGAT ATCAGTATGCAATGCGCAGCCTCCGGAGACAGACCACCTCAGTTTGTGTGGGAAAGAGATGGAGTAGCGGTCACCAGCATTACTGAACACAG ATACGCGTTAGGTCAAGTGATGACGTCAGACAACTCAGTGATGGCTCAGCTTAACATCACCAGGGTAAGGGTGGAAGATGGAGGGTTGTATTCCTGTACGGCGAGGGAAGGGGATCACTCTGCCAGTCACGAGAATAGGTTGGATGTATATG gtCCTCCATACATAAGATCATTGCCGCCAATCAAGATTCAAAGTGGAGAATCAGTGAACTTGAGATGTCCCTATTATGGATATCCTATAAG CAAAATCGACTGGGAATTCAAAGGGCAGATTCTGAACACGAACAGCTTATTCCAAACGAGATACAAACGAAACATACATCACAAGCGAAAATCTAGAAGAAACGCTCCATCAGTCAACAATAATGGCATACTTACAATCCCAGAAGTTACTAAGGAACAAAACGGTGCAGTTTACACTTGTATAGTAACTAGTCCATCAGGAGAAATGGCGAGACGAGCGTTCGAAATTCAAGTCATAGAAGCGCCTATTCTCGAAGATTTGCTCTTAGGGAATAATCTTCAAGAAGGACAAATTGTTAATATCTATTGTAATGTTAGAAGCGGTGACTTGCCGATACATTTTGAGTGGCTAAAGGATGGCAAAAGGATACCCAATAGCCTGAAG gTAGTAGAAAGGAGTTCGGAACTATTCAGCGCATTGGTGATCAAGAAGGTGTCATTGGAACATTGCGGGACTTACACTTGTGTCGCTTCGAATCACGTGGCTAAAGTGAATCGGTCCACTGAACTTTACATTAAAG TGGCTCCAAAATGGTTGGACGAACCATCAAACTCCTCCCTGTTATTGGGCAGGCGGGGCACGGTATCGTGCAGCGCGAGCGGGTACCCCCAGCCTCAGGTGCATTGGATGAAGAAGGATG TAATACTGGGCACATGGCAACCGGTTCTCGAACTGGCTGGCGGGGGGATCCTCAGTCTGCCCAACGGAACCCTAATCATTGAGGAAGTGTCCTTGACTGACGAGGGACTTTATTCGTGTAATGTGGAGAATGGAGTGGGGCAGCCATTAAGCAAGACTATTTGGATGAGCGTCAACA AACCAGTTCACTTCGAGTCATCATCTGGCAATGTGACCTCACGTCTCGGTCACCCCATCACTTTGGAGTGTCGGCCTCTCGGTGACGACCCCATCAGGATCACCTGGGTGCATGATGGGAATATTGTGGAGTTTCAGAATCAGAG GATCAAACTATCAGAAACGAAGATCAACCAAGGAGTGTCTAGTTCTATCAACTTACAGTACACAGAAACAACCGACGCTGGATTGTACCAATGCAGAGCCAGCAATCCTTATGGAGCTGCTAGTTTTAGTGTCCGTCTTACTGTACTAG AACCCCCTACCCCACCTTCAGAAGTCCGCGTAGATTCAGTTCGCTCAAGAACCGCCACTATATCTTGGAGAGACACTCTCAGGGCTTACGCGAGACACTACAACCTTCAATACGTGGCTTCACAGTACGGGGACAGTGTGTGGGAACATGCAGCCAATATCAATGTTACCAG GAAAGATACAGAAATCCGTCAATCAGTGGAACTCCAGAATCTCCGTCCAGCCACGGCGTATGGAGTGAGAGTGGCCACTGGGAACCAAGTGGGCACCAGCCTTTATACTGCTCCTATACACTTCACCACTAACGAGGAag CTCCATCGTCACCCCCTCTGAATCTACAAGTGGAACAAACAGAGAACCCTGGGGAACTCCGCGCTTCCTGGCTTCCTCCACTCAAAGATACACATAATGGAATAGTACTGGGATACCATATCAAGGCTGCACCGCAGAATGTTGGCAATG ATGATACGGACACTAGAACTTTAAAAGTTAATCAGCAATCAGGAAAACAAGAAATGCTTTTGACCggtttattgaaaaatacaag gtaTTCCATATCTGTGTCAGCATTTACAAGTGCGGGATCCGGACCATATTCTTTGCCTGTGTATCAAGATACAAGGGAAGgag cCCCTGAACAATCTCCATCTTCAATAGAGTGCTCAGCTGTATCCTCTACATCACTGAGGGTTGGTTGGCAACCCATCGCGTTGTCTGCCCAAGGAACCTCTCTAATAGGATATACTATCCTTTATGCCACTGAAG ATGGAGCGTGGCACAATCAAACATCCCTACATACAGAAATCTACCTACAAAGTCTGAGCAAATTCACAAACTACACAGTCAAAGTGGCGGGTTTCTCCAATTTCGGCGCTGGGCCCTATTCCTATCCCATCGTGTGTGCTACTTTACAAGACG TCCCTGGACCGCCAGCCGACATCAAAGTTCTGGTGATGTCAGCATCCTCATTACTTGTGAGCTGGAAGAGACCAGAACACCCTAACGGACAACTCTTGTATTACACCATCTATGTCAAACCTACATCTAG CACTGGTCCACCGCAGCCGCACCGAGTAGAGTCCACAAGCAGAACCACCGCGGAAGTGAAGGACCTCACTACAGGAAGGGCGTATGAAGTGTGGGCTACAGCTAGCACTAGTGTGGGAGAAGGGGCTGCTACAAGGAGGGTGTCTCATACTCCGACACATAGAG TGGTAGCCGGCGTGGCCTCTCTCGGCGGAACCATTTCAGTGGGAGTGGGTAGTTCCTTACTGTTAGTCTGTCAATGTGTGGGGGTACCACCCCCTAGGACCGTGTGGTACCACAAGCTGAACATCATCACACACCACCCCAGGTTTACGAGGAACCATGACGACAGCTTGCTTATCAACA ACATCGACCAATCCCTGAGTGGCAACTATACTTGCCTAGCAAAGAACCTTTACGGATCAGACTCAGTGGAATACACCATCATAGTGTTGCCACTACCTGAAGCCCCTACTCTGAGAGCTACGCCTTACAAGGATTCCATATTGGTGGAGTGGGAGCAACCTTACTTCCCGAACAATAGGAGTTACAGTCAGAAAATCA GCTACAGCCTGACATGGAAAGAAGCCAACGGCCCCTGGCACGAAGCGTGGCCGGCGAACAAGTTGCCCAACTTGTCAGGAGTTCAGAAACATGTCCTGACAGGCCTCAAGTGCGGTACAAAGTATTCCCTCAGGATCACAGCGACTAATAAAGTGGGGACGTCGCAACCGGCTTATTTGGATGTTAGCACTTTAGGGGGAG TACCAATAGCGCCTACCACCAACGACTGGCTCTGGAGCAACTGCAGCCATATCTCCGTACAGCTGGCGGGCTGGGACGACGGTGGATGTGAATTGAGAAGTTGGGACTTGGAGTACCGACCTTTGGGCACTCGGCCCTGGCTCAGAACACATCATTCTGTG TCGTACTCGGAGCCGTGGCGGGCGGCGGGCCGCGCGTGGCTGCGCGCGCTGGCGCCGGGCGCGTGGTACCAGCTGCGGGTCGCGGCCGCCAACGACGCCGGCAGTGTCTCCTCCACGTACACCATCGCCACCAACAACGAGGACGGCA GTGAAGTGGGCCCGCCATCAGAACTATTTGACATCAACATGCTTGTGATAGTGTGCAGTTCCATATTACTGACGATATGTCTGCTCAGCTGTATCTATATACTTCTCAAGAGGCAAAg AGGAGGCCTGACGGAATACCGCGAGTCAATCGCCGCGGATAATAAATCGGAAAGCGGTAATCTGACGGCCAATACTTCTCATACCAACTTGGCGAATGTCAAAGAAAATGCAATGAACGCTCAGAACAGAATATATAGTGCGCCCATACACCTGAGGAATAACAGCAAACACG AACTGTACGAGATAAGCCCGTACGCGCAGTTTGCGGTGGGGTTCCGTACATTCGGCCACGTGGAGAACCAGGACCTGCCCAGCAGACACAAGCATAGCAGATACGATACTG AAACCAGTTTCCAAGTGTGTTCAGAGTCGGAGGATAGCGACAGTATATCAAAATCAACGCTCAAAAGTGTGCCAAGAA AAGTATGCAGAACTCCTCACCATAGGTAA
- the LOC128680825 gene encoding cell adhesion molecule Dscam2-like isoform X1, which produces MARRVLILFASISTFNTDALLVYNTRYSTPESYENSSRYLPSYGSFIEKNDPQQRSNMDSLRKIWTESELAMPDLDNNLQEQSYTENSYLLRNPLGPNTPQIKDTIRRRRSLSDGRVMITQHFTERTVTPGGDISMQCAASGDRPPQFVWERDGVAVTSITEHRYALGQVMTSDNSVMAQLNITRVRVEDGGLYSCTAREGDHSASHENRLDVYGPPYIRSLPPIKIQSGESVNLRCPYYGYPISKIDWEFKGQILNTNSLFQTRYKRNIHHKRKSRRNAPSVNNNGILTIPEVTKEQNGAVYTCIVTSPSGEMARRAFEIQVIEAPILEDLLLGNNLQEGQIVNIYCNVRSGDLPIHFEWLKDGKRIPNSLKVVERSSELFSALVIKKVSLEHCGTYTCVASNHVAKVNRSTELYIKVAPKWLDEPSNSSLLLGRRGTVSCSASGYPQPQVHWMKKDVILGTWQPVLELAGGGILSLPNGTLIIEEVSLTDEGLYSCNVENGVGQPLSKTIWMSVNKPVHFESSSGNVTSRLGHPITLECRPLGDDPIRITWVHDGNIVEFQNQRIKLSETKINQGVSSSINLQYTETTDAGLYQCRASNPYGAASFSVRLTVLEPPTPPSEVRVDSVRSRTATISWRDTLRAYARHYNLQYVASQYGDSVWEHAANINVTRKDTEIRQSVELQNLRPATAYGVRVATGNQVGTSLYTAPIHFTTNEEAPSSPPLNLQVEQTENPGELRASWLPPLKDTHNGIVLGYHIKAAPQNVGNDDTDTRTLKVNQQSGKQEMLLTGLLKNTRYSISVSAFTSAGSGPYSLPVYQDTREGAPEQSPSSIECSAVSSTSLRVGWQPIALSAQGTSLIGYTILYATEDGAWHNQTSLHTEIYLQSLSKFTNYTVKVAGFSNFGAGPYSYPIVCATLQDVPGPPADIKVLVMSASSLLVSWKRPEHPNGQLLYYTIYVKPTSSTGPPQPHRVESTSRTTAEVKDLTTGRAYEVWATASTSVGEGAATRRVSHTPTHRVVAGVASLGGTISVGVGSSLLLVCQCVGVPPPRTVWYHKLNIITHHPRFTRNHDDSLLINNIDQSLSGNYTCLAKNLYGSDSVEYTIIVLPLPEAPTLRATPYKDSILVEWEQPYFPNNRSYSQKISYSLTWKEANGPWHEAWPANKLPNLSGVQKHVLTGLKCGTKYSLRITATNKVGTSQPAYLDVSTLGGVPIAPTTNDWLWSNCSHISVQLAGWDDGGCELRSWDLEYRPLGTRPWLRTHHSVSYSEPWRAAGRAWLRALAPGAWYQLRVAAANDAGSVSSTYTIATNNEDGSEVGPPSELFDINMLVIVCSSILLTICLLSCIYILLKRQRGGLTEYRESIAADNKSESGNLTANTSHTNLANVKENAMNAQNRIYSAPIHLRNNSKHELYEISPYAQFAVGFRTFGHVENQDLPSRHKHSRYDTVYFSETSFQVCSESEDSDSISKSTLKSVPRKVCRTPHHR; this is translated from the exons GTACCTTTTACGAAATCCACTGGGACCCAATACACCGCAGATCAAAG ACACAattagaagaagaagaagtttaTCAGATGGCCGTGTGATGATCACTCAGCATTTTACGGAAAGGACAGTCACTCCCGGTGGCGAT ATCAGTATGCAATGCGCAGCCTCCGGAGACAGACCACCTCAGTTTGTGTGGGAAAGAGATGGAGTAGCGGTCACCAGCATTACTGAACACAG ATACGCGTTAGGTCAAGTGATGACGTCAGACAACTCAGTGATGGCTCAGCTTAACATCACCAGGGTAAGGGTGGAAGATGGAGGGTTGTATTCCTGTACGGCGAGGGAAGGGGATCACTCTGCCAGTCACGAGAATAGGTTGGATGTATATG gtCCTCCATACATAAGATCATTGCCGCCAATCAAGATTCAAAGTGGAGAATCAGTGAACTTGAGATGTCCCTATTATGGATATCCTATAAG CAAAATCGACTGGGAATTCAAAGGGCAGATTCTGAACACGAACAGCTTATTCCAAACGAGATACAAACGAAACATACATCACAAGCGAAAATCTAGAAGAAACGCTCCATCAGTCAACAATAATGGCATACTTACAATCCCAGAAGTTACTAAGGAACAAAACGGTGCAGTTTACACTTGTATAGTAACTAGTCCATCAGGAGAAATGGCGAGACGAGCGTTCGAAATTCAAGTCATAGAAGCGCCTATTCTCGAAGATTTGCTCTTAGGGAATAATCTTCAAGAAGGACAAATTGTTAATATCTATTGTAATGTTAGAAGCGGTGACTTGCCGATACATTTTGAGTGGCTAAAGGATGGCAAAAGGATACCCAATAGCCTGAAG gTAGTAGAAAGGAGTTCGGAACTATTCAGCGCATTGGTGATCAAGAAGGTGTCATTGGAACATTGCGGGACTTACACTTGTGTCGCTTCGAATCACGTGGCTAAAGTGAATCGGTCCACTGAACTTTACATTAAAG TGGCTCCAAAATGGTTGGACGAACCATCAAACTCCTCCCTGTTATTGGGCAGGCGGGGCACGGTATCGTGCAGCGCGAGCGGGTACCCCCAGCCTCAGGTGCATTGGATGAAGAAGGATG TAATACTGGGCACATGGCAACCGGTTCTCGAACTGGCTGGCGGGGGGATCCTCAGTCTGCCCAACGGAACCCTAATCATTGAGGAAGTGTCCTTGACTGACGAGGGACTTTATTCGTGTAATGTGGAGAATGGAGTGGGGCAGCCATTAAGCAAGACTATTTGGATGAGCGTCAACA AACCAGTTCACTTCGAGTCATCATCTGGCAATGTGACCTCACGTCTCGGTCACCCCATCACTTTGGAGTGTCGGCCTCTCGGTGACGACCCCATCAGGATCACCTGGGTGCATGATGGGAATATTGTGGAGTTTCAGAATCAGAG GATCAAACTATCAGAAACGAAGATCAACCAAGGAGTGTCTAGTTCTATCAACTTACAGTACACAGAAACAACCGACGCTGGATTGTACCAATGCAGAGCCAGCAATCCTTATGGAGCTGCTAGTTTTAGTGTCCGTCTTACTGTACTAG AACCCCCTACCCCACCTTCAGAAGTCCGCGTAGATTCAGTTCGCTCAAGAACCGCCACTATATCTTGGAGAGACACTCTCAGGGCTTACGCGAGACACTACAACCTTCAATACGTGGCTTCACAGTACGGGGACAGTGTGTGGGAACATGCAGCCAATATCAATGTTACCAG GAAAGATACAGAAATCCGTCAATCAGTGGAACTCCAGAATCTCCGTCCAGCCACGGCGTATGGAGTGAGAGTGGCCACTGGGAACCAAGTGGGCACCAGCCTTTATACTGCTCCTATACACTTCACCACTAACGAGGAag CTCCATCGTCACCCCCTCTGAATCTACAAGTGGAACAAACAGAGAACCCTGGGGAACTCCGCGCTTCCTGGCTTCCTCCACTCAAAGATACACATAATGGAATAGTACTGGGATACCATATCAAGGCTGCACCGCAGAATGTTGGCAATG ATGATACGGACACTAGAACTTTAAAAGTTAATCAGCAATCAGGAAAACAAGAAATGCTTTTGACCggtttattgaaaaatacaag gtaTTCCATATCTGTGTCAGCATTTACAAGTGCGGGATCCGGACCATATTCTTTGCCTGTGTATCAAGATACAAGGGAAGgag cCCCTGAACAATCTCCATCTTCAATAGAGTGCTCAGCTGTATCCTCTACATCACTGAGGGTTGGTTGGCAACCCATCGCGTTGTCTGCCCAAGGAACCTCTCTAATAGGATATACTATCCTTTATGCCACTGAAG ATGGAGCGTGGCACAATCAAACATCCCTACATACAGAAATCTACCTACAAAGTCTGAGCAAATTCACAAACTACACAGTCAAAGTGGCGGGTTTCTCCAATTTCGGCGCTGGGCCCTATTCCTATCCCATCGTGTGTGCTACTTTACAAGACG TCCCTGGACCGCCAGCCGACATCAAAGTTCTGGTGATGTCAGCATCCTCATTACTTGTGAGCTGGAAGAGACCAGAACACCCTAACGGACAACTCTTGTATTACACCATCTATGTCAAACCTACATCTAG CACTGGTCCACCGCAGCCGCACCGAGTAGAGTCCACAAGCAGAACCACCGCGGAAGTGAAGGACCTCACTACAGGAAGGGCGTATGAAGTGTGGGCTACAGCTAGCACTAGTGTGGGAGAAGGGGCTGCTACAAGGAGGGTGTCTCATACTCCGACACATAGAG TGGTAGCCGGCGTGGCCTCTCTCGGCGGAACCATTTCAGTGGGAGTGGGTAGTTCCTTACTGTTAGTCTGTCAATGTGTGGGGGTACCACCCCCTAGGACCGTGTGGTACCACAAGCTGAACATCATCACACACCACCCCAGGTTTACGAGGAACCATGACGACAGCTTGCTTATCAACA ACATCGACCAATCCCTGAGTGGCAACTATACTTGCCTAGCAAAGAACCTTTACGGATCAGACTCAGTGGAATACACCATCATAGTGTTGCCACTACCTGAAGCCCCTACTCTGAGAGCTACGCCTTACAAGGATTCCATATTGGTGGAGTGGGAGCAACCTTACTTCCCGAACAATAGGAGTTACAGTCAGAAAATCA GCTACAGCCTGACATGGAAAGAAGCCAACGGCCCCTGGCACGAAGCGTGGCCGGCGAACAAGTTGCCCAACTTGTCAGGAGTTCAGAAACATGTCCTGACAGGCCTCAAGTGCGGTACAAAGTATTCCCTCAGGATCACAGCGACTAATAAAGTGGGGACGTCGCAACCGGCTTATTTGGATGTTAGCACTTTAGGGGGAG TACCAATAGCGCCTACCACCAACGACTGGCTCTGGAGCAACTGCAGCCATATCTCCGTACAGCTGGCGGGCTGGGACGACGGTGGATGTGAATTGAGAAGTTGGGACTTGGAGTACCGACCTTTGGGCACTCGGCCCTGGCTCAGAACACATCATTCTGTG TCGTACTCGGAGCCGTGGCGGGCGGCGGGCCGCGCGTGGCTGCGCGCGCTGGCGCCGGGCGCGTGGTACCAGCTGCGGGTCGCGGCCGCCAACGACGCCGGCAGTGTCTCCTCCACGTACACCATCGCCACCAACAACGAGGACGGCA GTGAAGTGGGCCCGCCATCAGAACTATTTGACATCAACATGCTTGTGATAGTGTGCAGTTCCATATTACTGACGATATGTCTGCTCAGCTGTATCTATATACTTCTCAAGAGGCAAAg AGGAGGCCTGACGGAATACCGCGAGTCAATCGCCGCGGATAATAAATCGGAAAGCGGTAATCTGACGGCCAATACTTCTCATACCAACTTGGCGAATGTCAAAGAAAATGCAATGAACGCTCAGAACAGAATATATAGTGCGCCCATACACCTGAGGAATAACAGCAAACACG AACTGTACGAGATAAGCCCGTACGCGCAGTTTGCGGTGGGGTTCCGTACATTCGGCCACGTGGAGAACCAGGACCTGCCCAGCAGACACAAGCATAGCAGATACGATACTG TGTATTTTTCAGAAACCAGTTTCCAAGTGTGTTCAGAGTCGGAGGATAGCGACAGTATATCAAAATCAACGCTCAAAAGTGTGCCAAGAA AAGTATGCAGAACTCCTCACCATAGGTAA